Proteins found in one Muntiacus reevesi chromosome 2, mMunRee1.1, whole genome shotgun sequence genomic segment:
- the ZNF33B gene encoding zinc finger protein 33B isoform X2 has translation MNKSQIEPKFQGSVSFKDVTVGFTQEEWQHLDSTQRSLYRDVMLENYRNLVSVGYCITKPEVIFRLEQGEEPWILEEEFPSQSFSVCKTDGMKERSQENQPKHIWKVVLINNKSLTKEQGNVLGKSLELNTNSFPRRKILCHCGSCGMSFNYISELVIDKKNSLGKKTNEFNACGKLLLNIKHEKTHTREKNEFFKSGKIVSHNEDSVQLEKIQTLEQNFAYNIHQETFNEKVVFNTYKTEITEENDCAYDEYGRRFCDSSSFLFHQITPSKENHYEFGDCGKSLCAKSSLLKHHEAHLKHCEYGESGNNFRRKFYLSQLQKTHKGEKHFECNECGKAFWEKSHLTRHQRIHTGEKHFQCNECGKTFWEKSNLTKHQRSHTGEKPYECSECGKAFSHKSALTLHQRTHTGEKPYQCNACGKNFYQKSDLTKHQRTHTGLKPYECYECGKTFCMNSHLTVHQRTHTGEKPFECPECGKSFCQKSHLTQHQRTHIGDKPYECNACGKTFYHKSVLTRHQIIHTGLKPYECYECGKTFCLKSDLTVHQRTHTGEKPFACPECGKFFSHKSTLSQHYRIHTGEKPYECHECGKIFYNKSYLTKHNRTHTGEKPYECNECGKTFCQKSQLTQHQRIHIGEKPYECNECGKAFCHKSALIVHQRTHIEEKPYKCNECGKSFCVKSGLTLHQRKHTGEKPYECNECGKSFSHKSSLTVHHRAHTGEKSCQCNECGKIFYRKSDLAKHQRSHTGEKPYECNTCRKTFSQKSNLIVHQRMHIGEKPYD, from the exons aTTGAACCGAAATTCCAAGGATCGGTATCCTTTAAGGATGTGACTGTGGGCTTCACCCAGGAGGAGTGGCAGCACCTGGATTCAACTCAAAGGTCCTTGTATAgagatgtgatgctggagaactacAGGAACCTTGTCTCAGTGG GGTATTGTATTACCAAACCAGAGGTGATCTTCAGACTGGAGCAAGGAGAAGAGCCATGGATATTGGAGGAAGAATTCCCAAGCCAAAGCTTCTCAG TCTGCAAAACTGATGGCATGAAAGAAAGGAGCCAAGAAAACCAGCCTAAACACATATGGAAAGTTGTATTAATCAATAACAAAAGTCTGACTAAAGAACAAGGTAATGTACTAGGAAAGTCACTTGAGCTGAACACAAATTCTTTTCCTCGCAGAAAAATACTCTGTCATTGTGGCTCATGTGGAATGAGCTTCAACTATATTTCAGAATTGGTTATTGATAAAAAAAACTCTTTAGGAAAAAAGACCAATGAATTTAATGCCTGTGGAAAATTGCTACTCAATATTAAACATGAGAAAACTCAtactagagaaaaaaatgaattttttaaaagtggaaaaattGTCAGTCATAATGAGGATTCTGTTCAGCTTGAGAAGATTCAAACTTTAGAGCAAAATTTTGCATATAACATACATCAAGAAACCTTCAATGAAAAGGTAGTATTCAATACATACAAGACAGAGATCACTGAAGAGAATGACTGTGCATATGATGAATATGGGAGAAGATTCTGTGATAGCTCATCCTTCTTGTTCCATCAGATAACTCCCTCAAAGGAAAATCACTATGAATTTGGTGATTGTGGGAAATCCTTATGTGCGAAGTCCTCCCTTTTAAAACATCATGAGGCACATTTGAAACACTGTGAATATGGTGAAAGTGGGAATAATTTCAGGAGGAAGTTCTACCTCTCACAGCTTCAGAAAACTCATAAAGGAGAGAAGCACTttgaatgtaatgaatgtgggaaagcTTTTTGGGAGAAGTCACACCTTACTCGACATCAAAGgattcacacaggagagaaacacTTTCAGTGTAATGAGTGTGGAAAAACTTTCTGGGAGAAATCAAACCTCACTAAACATCAGAGgtcacacacaggggagaaaccgtatgaatgcagtgaatgtgggaaagccttcagccACAAGTCAGCCCTCACATTACACCAGAGAACACATACGGGGGAGAAACCCTATCAGTGTAATGCATGTGGGAAAAATTTTTATCAGAAGTCAGACCTCACTAAACATCAGAGAACACACACAGGACTAAAACCCTATGAATGTTATGAATGTGGAAAAACTTTCTGTATGAATTCACACCTTACAGTACATCAGAGAACTCATACAGGTGAGAAACCCTTTGAATGTCCTGAGTGTGGGAAGTCTTTCTGTCAGAAGTCACATCTTACACAACATCAGAGAACTCACATAGGAGAtaaaccctatgaatgtaatgCATGTGGGAAAACTTTCTACCACAAGTCAGTACTCACCAGACATCAGATAATTCATACAGGTTTGAAACCTTATGAATGTTACGAATGTGGGAAAACCTTCTGCTTGAAGTCTGACCTCACAGTACATCAGAGAACTCACACAGGGGAGAAACCCTTTGCATGCCCTgagtgtggaaaatttttcagccATAAGTCAACCCTATCTCAACACTATAGAATCCATACAggggagaaaccctatgaatgtcaTGAATGTGGAAAAATCTTCTATAATAAATCATACCTAACTAAACATAATAGAACAcatacaggggagaagccctatgagtGCAACGAATGTGGGAAAACCTTCTGCCAGAAGTCACAGCTCACTCAGCACCAGAGAATTCACATAggggagaaaccctatgaatgcaATGAGTGTGGAAAGGCTTTCTGTCATAAGTCAGCTCTAATTGTACATCAGAGAACACATATAGAAGAAAAGCCCTATAAATGTAACGAATGTGGAAAATCTTTTTGTGTGAAGTCAGGACTTACTCTGCATCAGAGGAAGCACACAGGAGAAAAGCCCtatgaatgtaatgaatgtgggaaaTCCTTCAGTCACAAATCATCACTCACGGTACATCACAGGGCTCACACAGGAGAGAAGTCTTGTcaatgtaatgaatgtgggaagATTTTTTACCGTAAATCAGACCTCGCTAAACATCAGAGatcacacacaggggagaagccctatgaatgTAACACATGTCGGAAAACCTTTTCTCAGAAGTCAAACCTTATTGTACATCAGCGAATGCACATAGGAGAAAAACCTTATGATTGA
- the ZNF33B gene encoding zinc finger protein 33B isoform X1: MNKSQIEPKFQGSVSFKDVTVGFTQEEWQHLDSTQRSLYRDVMLENYRNLVSVGYCITKPEVIFRLEQGEEPWILEEEFPSQSFSEVCKTDGMKERSQENQPKHIWKVVLINNKSLTKEQGNVLGKSLELNTNSFPRRKILCHCGSCGMSFNYISELVIDKKNSLGKKTNEFNACGKLLLNIKHEKTHTREKNEFFKSGKIVSHNEDSVQLEKIQTLEQNFAYNIHQETFNEKVVFNTYKTEITEENDCAYDEYGRRFCDSSSFLFHQITPSKENHYEFGDCGKSLCAKSSLLKHHEAHLKHCEYGESGNNFRRKFYLSQLQKTHKGEKHFECNECGKAFWEKSHLTRHQRIHTGEKHFQCNECGKTFWEKSNLTKHQRSHTGEKPYECSECGKAFSHKSALTLHQRTHTGEKPYQCNACGKNFYQKSDLTKHQRTHTGLKPYECYECGKTFCMNSHLTVHQRTHTGEKPFECPECGKSFCQKSHLTQHQRTHIGDKPYECNACGKTFYHKSVLTRHQIIHTGLKPYECYECGKTFCLKSDLTVHQRTHTGEKPFACPECGKFFSHKSTLSQHYRIHTGEKPYECHECGKIFYNKSYLTKHNRTHTGEKPYECNECGKTFCQKSQLTQHQRIHIGEKPYECNECGKAFCHKSALIVHQRTHIEEKPYKCNECGKSFCVKSGLTLHQRKHTGEKPYECNECGKSFSHKSSLTVHHRAHTGEKSCQCNECGKIFYRKSDLAKHQRSHTGEKPYECNTCRKTFSQKSNLIVHQRMHIGEKPYD, translated from the exons aTTGAACCGAAATTCCAAGGATCGGTATCCTTTAAGGATGTGACTGTGGGCTTCACCCAGGAGGAGTGGCAGCACCTGGATTCAACTCAAAGGTCCTTGTATAgagatgtgatgctggagaactacAGGAACCTTGTCTCAGTGG GGTATTGTATTACCAAACCAGAGGTGATCTTCAGACTGGAGCAAGGAGAAGAGCCATGGATATTGGAGGAAGAATTCCCAAGCCAAAGCTTCTCAG aaGTCTGCAAAACTGATGGCATGAAAGAAAGGAGCCAAGAAAACCAGCCTAAACACATATGGAAAGTTGTATTAATCAATAACAAAAGTCTGACTAAAGAACAAGGTAATGTACTAGGAAAGTCACTTGAGCTGAACACAAATTCTTTTCCTCGCAGAAAAATACTCTGTCATTGTGGCTCATGTGGAATGAGCTTCAACTATATTTCAGAATTGGTTATTGATAAAAAAAACTCTTTAGGAAAAAAGACCAATGAATTTAATGCCTGTGGAAAATTGCTACTCAATATTAAACATGAGAAAACTCAtactagagaaaaaaatgaattttttaaaagtggaaaaattGTCAGTCATAATGAGGATTCTGTTCAGCTTGAGAAGATTCAAACTTTAGAGCAAAATTTTGCATATAACATACATCAAGAAACCTTCAATGAAAAGGTAGTATTCAATACATACAAGACAGAGATCACTGAAGAGAATGACTGTGCATATGATGAATATGGGAGAAGATTCTGTGATAGCTCATCCTTCTTGTTCCATCAGATAACTCCCTCAAAGGAAAATCACTATGAATTTGGTGATTGTGGGAAATCCTTATGTGCGAAGTCCTCCCTTTTAAAACATCATGAGGCACATTTGAAACACTGTGAATATGGTGAAAGTGGGAATAATTTCAGGAGGAAGTTCTACCTCTCACAGCTTCAGAAAACTCATAAAGGAGAGAAGCACTttgaatgtaatgaatgtgggaaagcTTTTTGGGAGAAGTCACACCTTACTCGACATCAAAGgattcacacaggagagaaacacTTTCAGTGTAATGAGTGTGGAAAAACTTTCTGGGAGAAATCAAACCTCACTAAACATCAGAGgtcacacacaggggagaaaccgtatgaatgcagtgaatgtgggaaagccttcagccACAAGTCAGCCCTCACATTACACCAGAGAACACATACGGGGGAGAAACCCTATCAGTGTAATGCATGTGGGAAAAATTTTTATCAGAAGTCAGACCTCACTAAACATCAGAGAACACACACAGGACTAAAACCCTATGAATGTTATGAATGTGGAAAAACTTTCTGTATGAATTCACACCTTACAGTACATCAGAGAACTCATACAGGTGAGAAACCCTTTGAATGTCCTGAGTGTGGGAAGTCTTTCTGTCAGAAGTCACATCTTACACAACATCAGAGAACTCACATAGGAGAtaaaccctatgaatgtaatgCATGTGGGAAAACTTTCTACCACAAGTCAGTACTCACCAGACATCAGATAATTCATACAGGTTTGAAACCTTATGAATGTTACGAATGTGGGAAAACCTTCTGCTTGAAGTCTGACCTCACAGTACATCAGAGAACTCACACAGGGGAGAAACCCTTTGCATGCCCTgagtgtggaaaatttttcagccATAAGTCAACCCTATCTCAACACTATAGAATCCATACAggggagaaaccctatgaatgtcaTGAATGTGGAAAAATCTTCTATAATAAATCATACCTAACTAAACATAATAGAACAcatacaggggagaagccctatgagtGCAACGAATGTGGGAAAACCTTCTGCCAGAAGTCACAGCTCACTCAGCACCAGAGAATTCACATAggggagaaaccctatgaatgcaATGAGTGTGGAAAGGCTTTCTGTCATAAGTCAGCTCTAATTGTACATCAGAGAACACATATAGAAGAAAAGCCCTATAAATGTAACGAATGTGGAAAATCTTTTTGTGTGAAGTCAGGACTTACTCTGCATCAGAGGAAGCACACAGGAGAAAAGCCCtatgaatgtaatgaatgtgggaaaTCCTTCAGTCACAAATCATCACTCACGGTACATCACAGGGCTCACACAGGAGAGAAGTCTTGTcaatgtaatgaatgtgggaagATTTTTTACCGTAAATCAGACCTCGCTAAACATCAGAGatcacacacaggggagaagccctatgaatgTAACACATGTCGGAAAACCTTTTCTCAGAAGTCAAACCTTATTGTACATCAGCGAATGCACATAGGAGAAAAACCTTATGATTGA